In the Thunnus albacares chromosome 10, fThuAlb1.1, whole genome shotgun sequence genome, CAGTGAAGCACATGACGCTGACATCGGACAAAATACAGTTAAACAATACAGTTTACAGAagaatgaacattttgttttatctgttcgAGAGGATACTGATGGGTCTAAGAACGTCGAGTTGGTGTTAGATAACGAGCTCGACCGTGAAAAACAACACGATTTAAATTTCGTGCTCATGGCCGTTGATGGTGGTAATCCACAAAGATCAGGAACTGCCATTGTACACGTGACTGTGTTGGATGCTAATGATAACGCCCCTGTGTTTGACCAAGCGGTTTATAAAGCCAGTCTACCTGAAAACTCTGCTCTTGAGACTGTTGTCATCATAGTAAGTGCCACTGATGCAGACGAAGGAGTCAATGGAGAAGTGACATATGAATTTAGCCGCATTTCAGAAAGGGCTAAAAAAGTTTTCTCATTGAACAGTAAAACTGGAGAGATAAAAGTCACAGGGCCACTCGATTTCGAGAGTGATTCTAAATATGAAATGCGAATCGATGCCAAAGATAGTTATGGACTTTCCTCTGATTCCAAAGTGATAATTGATATCACTGATGTTAATGACAACGCTCCAGTGATATATATGAAATCCTTGACTAACCCCATACCTGAGAATGTGTCACCTGGTACAGAAGTGGGCATCATTAACGTGCAGGACAGAGACTCTGAGAATAACGGACAGGTCCGCTGCTCCATTCAGCAAGGCGCCCCTTTTAAGTTGGTTCCTTCTATTAAAAACTACTATTCTCTGGTGACTACAGGGCAACTGGACCGTGAACTAGTATCTGATTACAACCTTACAATCACTGCCACTGACGAGGGCTCTccacctctgtcctcctctaaaACTGTTCAGTTATCTGTAGCAGACATCAACGACAACCCACCTGTGTTTGAGGAACAGTCCTACAGCGcatatgtgactgaaaataacaaacctGGCTCCACTTTATGTTCCGTTAGTGCTCGAGACCCCGACTGGAGACAAAACGGTACAGTGATTTATTCTCTGTTACCTGGTGAGGTGAACGGAGCCCCGGTGTCCTCCTATGTATCTGTTAACGGAGACACGGGGGTGATCCACGCTGTGAGGTCGTTTGATTATGAACAGTTGAGGAGTTTTAAAGTCCACGTGATGGCCAGAGACAATGGTTCTCCTCCGCTCAGCAGCAACGTGACCGTCAGTGTGTTCATATCGGATGTGAATGACAACTCTCCTCAGATACTGTACCCCGCCCCGGAGGGCAACTCCTTCATGACCGAGCTGGTCCCCAAAGCTGCACACGGAGGCTCTCTGGTGTCCAAAGTGATAGCGGTGGACGCGGACTCCGGACAGAACGCCTGGCTGTCCTATCATATAGTCAAATCTACTGATCCGGGACTCTTCAGTATTGGTCTCCACAGCGGAGAGATCAGGACACAGCGGGACATTTCTGAATCTGACAGCATGAAACAGAACCTCATTGTGGCAGTGAAAGATAACGGACaggcctctctctctgccacctgttccatgtatttacttatttctgATAACTTGGCTGAGGTCCCAGAACTGAAGGATATTTCTTATGATGAGAAGAATTCCAAACTGACCTCTTATCTGATCATCG is a window encoding:
- the LOC122990910 gene encoding protocadherin beta-15-like is translated as MDFKGQSLWSFVYGFVLLVDTTVADLSYSVPEEMRPGSIVGNIAKDLGLEVGKLSSRKARLDTEEKYQHYCDIDLKTGNFVMRERIDREELCGEKVSCMLKFELVLESPLELHRISLLIQDVNDNSPVFPKDNIKLEIRESAAKGARYRVSEAHDADIGQNTVKQYSLQKNEHFVLSVREDTDGSKNVELVLDNELDREKQHDLNFVLMAVDGGNPQRSGTAIVHVTVLDANDNAPVFDQAVYKASLPENSALETVVIIVSATDADEGVNGEVTYEFSRISERAKKVFSLNSKTGEIKVTGPLDFESDSKYEMRIDAKDSYGLSSDSKVIIDITDVNDNAPVIYMKSLTNPIPENVSPGTEVGIINVQDRDSENNGQVRCSIQQGAPFKLVPSIKNYYSLVTTGQLDRELVSDYNLTITATDEGSPPLSSSKTVQLSVADINDNPPVFEEQSYSAYVTENNKPGSTLCSVSARDPDWRQNGTVIYSLLPGEVNGAPVSSYVSVNGDTGVIHAVRSFDYEQLRSFKVHVMARDNGSPPLSSNVTVSVFISDVNDNSPQILYPAPEGNSFMTELVPKAAHGGSLVSKVIAVDADSGQNAWLSYHIVKSTDPGLFSIGLHSGEIRTQRDISESDSMKQNLIVAVKDNGQASLSATCSMYLLISDNLAEVPELKDISYDEKNSKLTSYLIIALVSVSTFFLTFIIIILGVRFCRRRKPRLLFDGAVAIPSAYLPPNYADVDGTGTLRSTYNYDAYLTTGSRTSDFKFVSTYNDNTLPADQTIRKSPSDFLEAFGDSDDSSQVRISE